The Criblamydia sequanensis CRIB-18 genome contains a region encoding:
- the bioB gene encoding biotin synthase BioB, which produces MSIRHDWTLEELQVLYDLPFIELVSKANQIHSRFHELSEIQVCSLISIKTGGCQEDCKYCAQSSRYQTSIKAQPMMTFEAVLRDAKSAIKQGATRVCLGAAWREVREGKPFEEILKIIEAITSLGVEVCCTLGMLNASQAKRLKEAGLYAYNHNLDTSEKFYKTIITTRTYQDRLDTLSHLENSKLSICCGGILGMGEDYMDRLELLLLLGTRNPHPESVPINRLSQIPGTPLEGQSKVSVWELIRIVAIARIVLPKSMIRLACGRIGMSYEEQALCFLSGANSIFAGEKLLTVANTPIDKDEEMFQLLGLKKKTAFKKASKS; this is translated from the coding sequence ATGTCGATCAGACATGATTGGACACTTGAAGAGCTTCAAGTTTTGTATGATTTACCTTTCATTGAACTTGTTTCAAAAGCCAATCAAATTCATAGCCGATTTCATGAGCTTTCAGAAATTCAGGTCTGCAGTTTGATTTCCATTAAAACAGGAGGTTGCCAAGAAGACTGCAAATACTGCGCCCAATCCTCACGTTATCAAACCTCTATTAAAGCTCAGCCGATGATGACTTTTGAAGCAGTGCTAAGAGATGCCAAAAGTGCCATAAAACAAGGAGCTACGAGGGTTTGTTTGGGGGCCGCTTGGCGAGAAGTGCGTGAGGGCAAGCCTTTTGAAGAAATACTTAAAATAATTGAAGCCATTACAAGCTTAGGTGTAGAAGTTTGCTGTACTTTAGGCATGCTCAACGCATCTCAAGCAAAGAGGCTAAAAGAAGCTGGTCTCTATGCTTACAACCACAATTTAGATACTTCGGAAAAATTCTACAAAACCATCATAACGACAAGAACCTATCAAGACCGTTTGGACACACTTAGTCATTTAGAAAATTCGAAACTAAGTATTTGCTGCGGAGGTATCTTAGGGATGGGAGAAGACTATATGGACCGGCTAGAACTTCTGCTTCTCTTGGGAACAAGAAACCCGCATCCTGAATCAGTCCCCATCAATAGACTAAGCCAAATTCCAGGTACCCCTCTAGAAGGTCAATCAAAAGTTTCAGTATGGGAACTGATACGAATCGTTGCCATAGCTCGGATAGTCCTGCCTAAAAGTATGATCCGGTTAGCTTGCGGAAGAATCGGGATGTCTTATGAAGAACAAGCCTTATGTTTCCTATCGGGAGCAAATTCTATATTTGCCGGCGAGAAACTTTTAACCGTTGCAAATACTCCTATCGACAAAGATGAAGAGATGTTTCAACTTCTTGGTCTTAAGAAAAAAACAGCGTTTAAAAAGGCTTCAAAATCATGA
- a CDS encoding aminotransferase class I/II-fold pyridoxal phosphate-dependent enzyme gives MISHLENKLLIRRKFGHLRQLKINENLIDFSSNDYLGLARSADLAKAFLQEWENHLNPFIGSTGSRLLTGNSNYAQDLEERISKFHGFDAGLLFNTGYMANLGLLSAIGNEESVFFYDLGVHASTHDGILLSKAKAVPFKHNDLQHLEERLKKSYLSKNRFICIESIYSTDGSMAPVLEICKLSQKYNAHMIVDEAHSAGIYGPQGRGLISEYGLTDKVFAIIVTFGKALGTFGAIVLGSSLLKETLINFAKSFIFTTALPFQALASIKCCYDLFPKLEKERQNLKNLINRFRNSLPSSSITPIQPILISGNEQANLAAQHLQDLGFDVRALLSPTVKRGNEVLRICLHSFNTEHELSLLLNRIPVIREPLYA, from the coding sequence ATGATCTCTCACTTAGAAAATAAATTATTGATACGAAGAAAGTTTGGTCATTTAAGACAATTGAAGATTAACGAAAACTTAATTGATTTTTCATCCAATGATTATTTAGGTCTTGCAAGATCTGCAGACCTCGCAAAAGCATTTCTTCAAGAATGGGAAAATCACTTGAACCCTTTTATTGGATCAACAGGGTCCCGCTTACTTACGGGTAATTCAAATTACGCTCAAGATTTAGAGGAGAGAATTTCAAAATTCCATGGCTTTGACGCGGGCCTTCTTTTCAATACCGGCTACATGGCAAATCTAGGCTTACTTTCTGCTATTGGAAACGAGGAAAGTGTGTTTTTTTACGACTTAGGTGTGCACGCTTCCACCCATGATGGCATTCTCTTAAGTAAAGCTAAAGCTGTTCCCTTCAAACATAACGATCTTCAACATCTAGAAGAGAGGCTTAAAAAAAGTTATCTTTCCAAAAATCGCTTTATTTGCATCGAATCCATTTACTCAACAGACGGTTCCATGGCGCCAGTGCTTGAAATTTGCAAGCTTTCTCAAAAATATAATGCTCATATGATTGTTGATGAAGCTCATTCGGCGGGCATCTATGGACCTCAAGGAAGAGGCTTAATTTCAGAATACGGTCTTACCGATAAAGTCTTTGCTATAATAGTCACTTTTGGTAAAGCGCTAGGAACTTTTGGCGCCATTGTGCTTGGCAGTTCCCTTTTAAAAGAAACTCTTATAAATTTTGCTAAATCTTTTATCTTTACAACAGCCCTCCCTTTTCAAGCGCTGGCTTCTATCAAATGCTGCTACGACTTATTTCCGAAATTAGAAAAAGAAAGACAAAACCTTAAAAATTTAATCAACCGTTTTAGAAATAGTTTACCTAGTTCTTCAATCACCCCTATTCAACCAATACTTATTTCCGGAAATGAACAAGCTAACTTAGCAGCTCAACATTTACAGGATTTAGGCTTTGATGTAAGAGCGCTTTTGAGTCCTACAGTGAAACGTGGGAATGAAGTTCTTCGTATTTGCTTGCATAGTTTCAATACTGAGCATGAGTTGTCTCTTTTACTGAACCGCATTCCAGTTATAAGGGAGCCTCTTTATGCATAA
- the bioD gene encoding dethiobiotin synthase, giving the protein MHNIMVSGIGTGVGKTIVSTILTILFDGDYWKPIQCGNKENSDTVQVKKWLNPSRHVIHPPAYSFKAPLSPHHAARLEKISINLKKVFPPTTDRSLIIEGVGGILVPVTTQCVSLELFKSWNCKWILVSNHYLGSINHTLLTLEVLKQHQIPLLGIIFNGPPNPDSESAVLAISKVPFLGRLLKEPYVTKTTLQKYVKQWQPHFSKILL; this is encoded by the coding sequence ATGCATAATATTATGGTGTCAGGAATAGGAACAGGGGTTGGTAAAACGATTGTAAGCACTATTCTTACAATTCTTTTTGATGGAGATTATTGGAAACCGATTCAATGCGGAAATAAAGAAAATTCAGATACAGTACAGGTAAAAAAGTGGCTAAACCCCTCTAGACATGTTATTCATCCTCCCGCTTATTCTTTTAAGGCTCCCTTATCCCCTCATCATGCCGCACGTTTAGAGAAAATCTCTATCAATCTAAAAAAGGTTTTTCCTCCCACAACAGATCGTTCCTTGATCATTGAAGGTGTCGGCGGGATTTTGGTTCCAGTAACTACTCAATGTGTAAGCTTGGAATTATTCAAATCATGGAATTGCAAGTGGATTCTTGTTTCAAATCATTACTTGGGGAGTATAAATCATACCTTGCTCACCCTTGAAGTTTTAAAACAACACCAAATTCCACTTCTTGGAATCATTTTTAATGGACCCCCTAATCCTGATAGTGAAAGTGCCGTCTTAGCCATCTCAAAAGTTCCTTTTTTAGGAAGATTGCTAAAAGAACCTTATGTAACAAAAACAACCCTTCAAAAGTATGTAAAACAATGGCAACCACATTTTTCGAAAATACTTCTTTAG
- the bioA gene encoding adenosylmethionine--8-amino-7-oxononanoate transaminase, with product MATTFFENTSLVDKDRACIWHPFTQMQTAKPPIPIVRAKGVYLYDASGNCYLDAISSWWVNLHGHTHPYIAQKIKSQSEILEHVIFADFTHAPAIDLASRLISLLPGKMSKVFYSDNGSTSVEAALKIAIQFWHNQNVNKKKIICFKNSYHGDTFGAMSASGKNPFNRPFWTHLFEVTAIDPPLKGQEKTSLQQLESLLELEDTACFIFEPLVLGSGGMIIYPPNGLDLLIQSCKKHQVLTIADEVMTGFGRTGTLFACDQLQEEPDIICLSKGLTGGFLPLGATICTENIFNAFLGNHLHQAFLHGHSYTANPLACSSALASLDLLLEDKCTHQRKLIENSHHSFCQKWKFHPKLKRCEVQGTILVLEYHTNTPSYFDSLRDQLYGFFLEKKILLRPLGNVLYLLPPYCIQEEELQFIYDQIILTLEGGL from the coding sequence ATGGCAACCACATTTTTCGAAAATACTTCTTTAGTTGATAAAGATAGAGCTTGCATTTGGCACCCTTTTACCCAAATGCAAACCGCAAAACCTCCTATTCCGATTGTCCGTGCAAAAGGAGTCTATCTCTATGACGCTTCCGGGAATTGCTATTTGGATGCCATTTCCTCTTGGTGGGTGAACCTCCATGGGCATACTCATCCCTATATTGCTCAAAAAATCAAATCTCAATCGGAAATATTAGAGCATGTTATTTTTGCTGACTTCACCCATGCGCCAGCAATTGATTTAGCATCCAGGCTGATTTCTCTTCTACCGGGTAAAATGTCTAAAGTTTTCTACTCCGATAATGGTTCCACTTCAGTTGAAGCGGCTTTAAAAATAGCGATACAGTTTTGGCATAACCAAAATGTCAATAAAAAAAAGATTATCTGTTTTAAAAATAGTTATCATGGCGACACTTTTGGGGCTATGTCAGCATCCGGAAAAAATCCGTTTAATAGACCCTTCTGGACGCACCTTTTTGAAGTAACAGCCATTGATCCACCCTTAAAAGGTCAAGAAAAAACTTCCCTGCAGCAACTTGAATCTCTTTTGGAGTTAGAGGACACGGCTTGCTTTATTTTTGAACCACTTGTTTTAGGTTCTGGGGGGATGATTATTTATCCCCCAAATGGTTTGGACCTTTTAATTCAAAGCTGCAAGAAGCATCAAGTTTTAACCATAGCAGATGAAGTCATGACAGGATTTGGCCGAACAGGAACCCTCTTTGCATGCGATCAACTTCAGGAAGAACCCGATATTATCTGCTTATCCAAAGGTCTAACAGGCGGATTTTTACCTCTTGGGGCAACGATTTGTACGGAAAATATTTTTAACGCATTTTTAGGAAATCATTTGCATCAAGCGTTCCTACATGGCCATTCGTATACCGCAAATCCCCTTGCTTGCAGCAGCGCTCTTGCAAGCCTTGATCTTTTATTAGAAGATAAATGCACGCATCAAAGAAAACTGATTGAAAATTCGCATCATTCTTTTTGTCAAAAATGGAAATTCCACCCTAAACTAAAAAGATGTGAAGTACAAGGCACGATTTTAGTTTTAGAATATCATACAAATACACCTTCTTATTTTGATTCTCTTCGCGATCAACTGTACGGCTTTTTTTTAGAAAAAAAAATTTTACTTCGTCCTTTAGGGAACGTTCTCTATCTTTTGCCTCCCTACTGTATTCAAGAGGAAGAACTTCAATTTATCTACGATCAAATTATTCTTACTTTGGAAGGCGGCTTATGA
- a CDS encoding threonine ammonia-lyase yields the protein MNSIIEQARHVLKGKIRKTPIEFSPKLSNLFGQPIYLKLENLQITGSFKVRGGFFYLSTLDEKKKEKGVAACSAGNHGLGIAYACKQLGVPAIVFVPKNVDQAKYNKLLELGAEVKKSEFVGYDETLEWAANEAKKLDMTLISAFDDEKIMAANGGTLASEVLEQMPEAKHFILPMGGGGLSSGFAWHIKEKSPHAKITICQLFESPALKLSLSQGKPITYLPPIDTLAGGLEGGLGAKCYDILKTRVDEIALIKENELKEALLWLLKNHQYLIEPSAAVSLASCLFGHIKPKEPTVLVLTGRNVSFSTLQKLIS from the coding sequence ATGAATTCCATTATTGAACAAGCACGGCATGTCCTTAAAGGGAAAATTCGAAAGACACCGATTGAGTTTTCACCAAAGCTTTCGAATCTTTTTGGACAACCAATCTATTTAAAGCTTGAAAATTTGCAGATTACCGGTTCCTTCAAAGTTCGTGGAGGTTTTTTCTACCTATCGACTTTAGATGAAAAGAAAAAAGAAAAAGGGGTTGCAGCTTGTTCTGCGGGCAACCATGGCCTAGGGATTGCTTATGCTTGCAAGCAATTAGGGGTGCCCGCAATCGTGTTCGTTCCCAAAAATGTCGATCAAGCTAAATATAATAAATTATTAGAGCTTGGAGCCGAAGTAAAAAAATCAGAATTTGTTGGTTATGATGAAACCTTAGAGTGGGCTGCGAATGAGGCTAAGAAATTAGACATGACTCTTATCTCAGCTTTTGATGATGAAAAAATTATGGCTGCCAATGGAGGCACTCTTGCCTCTGAAGTTCTTGAACAAATGCCCGAAGCTAAGCATTTTATTTTACCCATGGGGGGAGGCGGGTTGTCTTCCGGGTTTGCTTGGCACATAAAAGAAAAAAGTCCTCATGCCAAAATTACTATTTGTCAGCTTTTTGAGTCTCCTGCTCTTAAATTATCTTTGAGTCAAGGTAAGCCCATCACTTACCTGCCTCCTATCGATACATTGGCCGGTGGACTGGAAGGAGGGCTTGGGGCGAAGTGTTATGATATTTTAAAAACAAGAGTGGATGAGATCGCTTTAATTAAAGAAAATGAGCTAAAAGAGGCTCTTCTTTGGCTTTTAAAAAATCATCAATACCTTATTGAACCTTCAGCTGCAGTTTCTCTCGCAAGTTGCCTTTTCGGACACATCAAACCAAAAGAGCCCACCGTCCTTGTATTAACAGGCCGTAATGTGAGCTTTTCCACCCTTCAGAAGTTGATATCATGA
- a CDS encoding helix-turn-helix transcriptional regulator yields MSELNEYYSVAEAITVLLHPHAEVVIHDLKTGKIAAIFNNFSKRKIGDDSLIEDLPDYTNLPDVFPVYTKINWDGIKLKSTTATLRDKNKVPIGLLCINLDVSKWEEFRHLLDKWSNVVDTENKPEVLFKDDWREKINLYVSDYLKREGLTLKALSKENKRDLIQALYREGGFKAKNAAAYLADVLDLSRATVYNYLSK; encoded by the coding sequence GTGTCTGAATTGAACGAATATTATTCTGTAGCCGAAGCTATTACCGTTTTATTACATCCCCATGCAGAAGTTGTGATTCACGATCTAAAGACAGGAAAAATTGCGGCTATTTTCAACAATTTTTCAAAAAGAAAAATTGGAGATGACTCATTAATAGAGGATCTTCCGGATTATACCAACCTTCCCGATGTTTTTCCGGTTTACACCAAGATAAACTGGGACGGCATTAAACTAAAATCAACCACAGCGACACTTAGAGATAAAAATAAAGTTCCTATCGGTCTTTTGTGCATCAACTTGGATGTTTCAAAGTGGGAGGAGTTTCGGCATCTTTTAGATAAATGGTCGAATGTTGTCGATACCGAAAATAAGCCTGAGGTCCTTTTCAAGGATGACTGGCGTGAAAAGATAAATCTCTATGTTTCTGATTATCTAAAAAGAGAGGGGTTAACGCTAAAGGCTTTAAGCAAAGAAAATAAACGCGATCTGATTCAAGCTCTTTATCGGGAAGGGGGATTCAAAGCTAAGAATGCGGCTGCTTACTTAGCTGACGTTCTCGATCTTTCAAGAGCCACAGTTTATAACTACCTAAGTAAATAA
- the ahr gene encoding NADPH-dependent aldehyde reductase Ahr: MSKIQAWVASAPKSKFTKQEIDLGPLGEDEVEVAVEHCGICHSDLSFLNNEWGNSKFPAVLGHEISGRVAALGSAVKGLKVGQKVGIGWTCGSCMHCHQCLSGNQNFCPEAVSTIIGHKGGFASRVRAHWAWTIPIPENLPLADAGPLLCGGITVFNPLSTYGKPTDHVGIVGIGGLGHMAVKFAAAMGFEITAFTSSESKFKEAKDFGAQNVISSKDSAAIKKLAGKLDLLLVTLNVPLDWQALIATLAPKGRIHFLGVVTQPIPVSIFSLLLAQRSLSSSPVGPPVAIADMLDFSALHNITPTTEHFPMSQINEAFEHLESGKARYRIVLDADF; this comes from the coding sequence ATGTCAAAAATTCAAGCATGGGTGGCTTCCGCCCCAAAAAGTAAATTTACAAAGCAAGAAATTGATCTAGGACCTTTAGGAGAGGATGAGGTGGAAGTCGCAGTCGAGCATTGCGGAATTTGCCATTCCGATCTCTCATTCCTTAATAATGAGTGGGGCAATTCAAAATTTCCTGCTGTTCTAGGCCACGAAATTTCGGGTCGGGTGGCAGCCCTAGGTTCTGCTGTCAAAGGGCTTAAGGTGGGTCAGAAAGTTGGCATTGGCTGGACTTGCGGAAGTTGTATGCATTGCCATCAATGTCTATCCGGAAACCAAAATTTTTGCCCGGAAGCTGTATCCACTATTATTGGCCATAAAGGCGGCTTTGCAAGCCGCGTAAGAGCCCATTGGGCTTGGACTATCCCTATTCCGGAAAATCTTCCTTTGGCAGATGCAGGCCCTTTACTTTGCGGCGGCATCACGGTTTTTAATCCGTTATCAACTTATGGTAAACCGACGGATCATGTCGGGATTGTCGGGATTGGCGGACTTGGCCACATGGCAGTTAAATTCGCAGCAGCTATGGGCTTTGAAATCACAGCTTTTACTTCAAGCGAAAGCAAATTTAAAGAAGCAAAGGATTTTGGAGCCCAGAATGTGATTTCAAGTAAAGATTCTGCTGCGATTAAAAAACTTGCCGGAAAATTAGATCTCTTACTTGTCACTTTAAACGTTCCCTTGGATTGGCAAGCCTTGATCGCGACCCTAGCCCCAAAAGGACGGATTCATTTTCTTGGAGTTGTAACACAACCTATCCCCGTCTCTATTTTTTCTCTCCTTTTAGCTCAAAGGAGCCTTTCAAGCTCTCCTGTCGGTCCTCCGGTGGCCATAGCTGACATGCTGGATTTTTCAGCTTTGCATAATATCACGCCAACTACCGAACATTTTCCCATGAGTCAAATTAATGAGGCTTTTGAGCATCTTGAATCCGGAAAAGCGCGTTATCGAATTGTTCTTGACGCTGATTTCTAA
- a CDS encoding SDR family oxidoreductase: MTALKDRNKTKTILITGGCQGIGQAIAYRFGAEGFNIVLASKDTPDKVKETVDGVIKAGGYALPCDSDVRDYQELENLVLKAVEQFGSLDILVNNTSAPCFNDTLHTSPEEYDLAQSTSVRAAFFLSKLCYPYLKEGTNSHIINISPPLNLEEEWLRDYLPFALGKYGMSLCTKGMAAEFRVSGIAVNSLWPQTNIATPRLKEHLSRDVYAGSRLPSIMADAAYALSQRTFKEASGQFFIDETLLRETGVTDFSHYAVDPNRPLVQTLFLPLKDGMMPISRELFQCKKISST, from the coding sequence ATGACTGCATTAAAAGATAGAAATAAAACAAAGACAATCCTTATTACAGGCGGCTGTCAAGGGATTGGACAAGCTATTGCCTATCGTTTCGGGGCTGAGGGATTTAATATTGTTCTAGCCTCTAAAGATACACCGGATAAAGTTAAAGAGACAGTTGATGGGGTTATTAAAGCAGGCGGCTATGCTTTACCCTGTGATTCCGACGTTCGCGACTATCAAGAATTGGAGAATCTTGTTTTAAAAGCAGTAGAACAATTTGGCAGCCTAGATATATTGGTTAATAATACAAGCGCTCCTTGCTTTAACGACACGCTTCATACATCACCCGAAGAATATGATCTTGCTCAATCAACAAGTGTGCGTGCAGCTTTTTTTCTTTCAAAACTTTGCTATCCCTATTTAAAAGAAGGAACAAACTCGCACATAATTAATATCTCTCCTCCCCTTAATCTTGAAGAAGAGTGGTTGAGAGACTACTTGCCATTTGCGCTCGGAAAGTATGGAATGAGCCTATGCACAAAAGGCATGGCTGCAGAGTTTCGTGTTTCTGGCATCGCAGTCAACTCACTTTGGCCGCAAACTAATATTGCGACTCCAAGACTTAAAGAACACCTATCGCGAGATGTCTATGCAGGAAGCCGGTTGCCTTCGATCATGGCAGACGCAGCTTATGCCCTGTCTCAACGAACCTTTAAAGAAGCTTCAGGTCAATTTTTTATAGATGAAACTTTACTTCGGGAAACAGGCGTTACTGATTTCTCTCATTATGCTGTAGATCCCAATCGCCCCTTAGTCCAAACGCTTTTTTTACCCCTTAAAGACGGGATGATGCCTATTTCACGCGAATTATTTCAGTGCAAAAAAATAAGCAGCACTTAG
- a CDS encoding DoxX family protein — protein sequence MHYILILLQLIVAFGLLNVWLIRSDKKTDYRGCNSSSLKNEFAAYGLPLWSFYVVGFLKITSAILLLLGIWKPFLVFPAALVVSVLMAGALVLHIKVEDPFKKWVPALIMLIFSLIICLGSFYQF from the coding sequence ATGCATTACATCCTCATCTTACTTCAATTAATTGTAGCCTTTGGCTTGCTAAATGTTTGGTTAATACGAAGCGATAAAAAAACCGATTATCGGGGATGTAACAGTAGTTCTTTAAAAAATGAATTCGCAGCCTACGGTTTGCCTTTATGGTCTTTCTATGTTGTCGGATTTCTCAAAATCACCTCGGCTATCTTGCTTCTTTTAGGAATATGGAAACCCTTCCTAGTTTTCCCGGCAGCGCTTGTCGTTTCTGTTTTGATGGCTGGAGCTTTAGTCTTGCACATAAAAGTTGAAGATCCATTTAAGAAGTGGGTTCCGGCGTTGATCATGCTAATTTTTAGCCTAATCATTTGCCTTGGGTCCTTTTATCAATTCTAA
- a CDS encoding TspO/MBR family protein produces the protein MDQIDIVLLCLLISLTIVKAWSVRPMASLLLIPYLIWVMYAASLNAGIWLPYR, from the coding sequence ATGGACCAAATCGATATCGTTTTGCTATGCTTATTGATCAGTTTGACAATCGTTAAGGCTTGGTCGGTTCGACCTATGGCAAGTCTTTTATTGATTCCTTATTTAATTTGGGTCATGTATGCGGCATCGCTTAATGCCGGAATATGGCTGCCCTATCGGTAA
- a CDS encoding SDR family NAD(P)-dependent oxidoreductase: MKKAIVIGASSGIGRELAITLAKKGYEVGLVARRTDLLESLKNEIQTNSFTEHLDLRRVPDAIEKIRALIQRMKGVDLIVFNAGIGFLNPELDWSKEEQTIDVNVSGFSAVMGEVYKFFSKQGHGQIVGISSIGALRGNAIAPAYNASKAFMSNYLEGLRKKAFQENLPIVVTDIKPGFVDTEMAKGEGKFWVATTQEAAHQIYSAIKKKKKQAYITHRWRLIGWALKCMPNWLYQRMAL, from the coding sequence TTGAAAAAAGCAATTGTTATAGGCGCATCTTCAGGAATAGGCAGAGAGCTTGCGATCACCCTTGCTAAAAAAGGCTATGAAGTCGGCTTAGTGGCAAGGCGGACCGATCTTCTTGAGTCTTTAAAAAATGAAATTCAAACTAATAGTTTTACTGAACACCTAGACTTAAGAAGAGTTCCAGACGCTATTGAAAAAATACGAGCTTTGATCCAAAGGATGAAGGGTGTAGATCTTATCGTTTTTAATGCCGGAATCGGTTTTTTAAACCCGGAATTGGATTGGTCAAAGGAGGAACAAACCATCGATGTCAATGTTTCCGGTTTTTCCGCGGTTATGGGAGAAGTCTATAAATTTTTCTCTAAGCAAGGGCATGGGCAAATAGTTGGAATCTCCTCCATAGGCGCTCTTAGAGGCAATGCCATAGCGCCGGCTTATAATGCTTCCAAAGCTTTTATGTCTAATTATCTAGAAGGCTTAAGAAAAAAAGCATTTCAAGAAAATCTACCTATTGTCGTTACAGATATCAAACCCGGCTTTGTGGATACTGAAATGGCAAAGGGCGAAGGTAAATTTTGGGTAGCCACAACTCAAGAAGCCGCTCATCAAATCTATTCTGCAATTAAAAAAAAGAAAAAACAAGCCTATATTACACATAGATGGCGGTTAATAGGCTGGGCACTTAAATGCATGCCTAATTGGCTTTATCAACGGATGGCTTTATGA